In Bacillus methanolicus, the following proteins share a genomic window:
- a CDS encoding ATP-dependent nuclease gives MLLKEVRIKNFRSIREVKVPIAKNTILIGENNSGKTAFLDAIRLALGKSNRKFSPFSEYDYFLNDDNNNPHSSEGITIEFIFREEKPNQWPEKISQILGEIVQPMIWEEDEEESINQIWLRITSKYDESQKDFIIENNFLNVNGVPLTSRSSANKYRDFLQFTPVFYLQALRDINDTFSTSSPFWGRFLKQINIPKEKMEEIQTSLSKINQDIISSDSNLDEMIKALESINRVLSLNNKEVVSINALPLKTWDILSKAQVVMKGKGSNINFPLEKHGQGTQSLATLFLFQAYIDVLLKTNYADETEAILTLEEPEAHLHPQAIRSLASKINSISCQKIISTHSPYFIQNMDLMDLRLFRKKGTETVIHYLKDRVDVVVEAKDSLLRFIKAKGGKFKFNEMKNVLTTFEPINEQEAKGLKGMFRDTEYFNQIEKFIEESQLILTHDEKNNLFTFVQRTRGELFFARGWLLAEGQTEYIVLQYFSEVLGIPLDDFGISIIDYQNNGSPGAFIKLAKILGFPWYLLTDNDDQGESTISQIKKIGYKQEEIDDFVSILPQKDFETFLTYNGFHNEYKIIATERGYTIKEDQMGLIDKDELATIIKKDKVGNANRLVELLKGKNMTQERVPFLIKNLIERCVSSSNE, from the coding sequence ATGTTATTGAAAGAGGTAAGAATAAAAAATTTTAGAAGTATAAGAGAAGTTAAGGTACCAATAGCAAAGAATACAATATTAATAGGTGAAAATAATTCGGGAAAGACTGCTTTTTTAGATGCAATCAGGTTAGCATTAGGGAAATCTAATAGAAAATTTTCCCCATTTAGTGAGTATGACTATTTTCTAAATGATGATAACAACAATCCACATTCATCTGAAGGAATAACAATAGAATTTATATTTAGAGAAGAAAAACCAAACCAATGGCCTGAAAAAATATCTCAAATTTTAGGAGAGATAGTTCAACCTATGATATGGGAGGAAGATGAAGAAGAATCGATTAACCAAATTTGGTTGAGAATAACCTCCAAATATGATGAATCTCAAAAAGATTTTATTATTGAAAATAATTTTCTAAATGTAAATGGGGTACCACTAACCAGTAGATCATCAGCTAATAAATATCGTGATTTTTTACAGTTTACGCCGGTATTTTATTTACAGGCTTTACGTGATATAAATGATACATTTAGTACCAGTTCTCCTTTTTGGGGGAGATTTTTAAAACAAATTAATATCCCTAAAGAGAAAATGGAAGAAATCCAAACTAGTCTGTCAAAAATTAATCAAGATATTATATCCAGTGATAGTAATTTAGATGAAATGATTAAGGCGCTAGAAAGTATCAATAGAGTACTATCTCTAAATAATAAAGAAGTGGTTTCTATAAATGCATTACCTTTAAAAACTTGGGATATTCTTTCTAAAGCACAAGTTGTAATGAAAGGTAAGGGAAGCAATATAAATTTTCCGTTAGAAAAACATGGTCAAGGTACTCAGAGTCTTGCGACGTTATTTTTATTTCAAGCATATATTGATGTATTATTAAAAACTAATTATGCGGATGAAACTGAAGCTATCTTGACTTTAGAAGAACCAGAAGCTCATTTGCATCCTCAAGCGATTCGTTCACTAGCATCGAAGATTAATAGTATATCATGCCAAAAAATTATTTCTACTCATTCACCTTACTTTATTCAAAATATGGATTTAATGGATTTAAGACTGTTTAGAAAAAAAGGAACAGAAACAGTTATTCATTATTTAAAAGATAGAGTTGATGTAGTAGTAGAAGCTAAAGATAGTTTACTCAGGTTTATTAAGGCAAAAGGTGGAAAATTTAAATTTAATGAAATGAAAAATGTGTTAACAACATTTGAACCAATTAATGAGCAGGAAGCTAAGGGACTAAAAGGAATGTTTAGGGATACTGAATATTTTAATCAAATCGAAAAATTTATCGAAGAATCTCAGTTAATATTAACCCATGATGAAAAGAATAACCTTTTTACTTTTGTACAAAGAACTCGTGGAGAACTCTTTTTTGCTAGAGGATGGTTGCTTGCTGAGGGACAAACGGAGTATATAGTACTGCAATATTTTTCAGAAGTTTTAGGTATACCATTAGATGATTTTGGTATTAGTATTATAGATTACCAAAATAATGGTTCCCCGGGTGCTTTTATTAAGTTAGCAAAAATTCTAGGATTTCCTTGGTATTTACTAACAGATAATGATGATCAAGGAGAAAGTACCATTTCTCAAATTAAAAAAATCGGATATAAGCAAGAAGAGATAGATGATTTTGTATCTATTCTTCCTCAAAAGGATTTTGAAACGTTTTTAACATATAATGGGTTTCATAATGAATACAAGATAATTGCTACAGAAAGAGGTTATACTATAAAAGAAGATCAGATGGGACTTATAGATAAAGATGAACTAGCCACAATTATAAAAAAAGATAAAGTTGGAAATGCAAATCGGCTAGTAGAACTCTTAAAGGGAAAAAATATGACCCAAGAAAGAGTGCCTTTTCTAATAAAAAATTTAATAGAAAGGTGTGTAAGCAGTTCAAATGAATGA
- a CDS encoding AAA family ATPase translates to MGRIFFGKFGKDKPEQIEEKFYAAGPEGNPWYGGIKPGDYVFPIFNSKINALWKVKGYGEKPNRIHKEDNWVVFFDEVHKFEEPVSVQKFIKYPYFEYDINLLNKISKATIGCGFFEIKLSPNSPDHPTLYRFQNERKIFITLENTAIDTKENDINIIVNHDTQIVGIKIYQNGAWNPYSPLQNLYNEKNPTKYSLNQLLKYAQEDIAPNKEKYIKSVLSELEDKGYFIVDNPIQLYDNILVGRRKTPRTSSINDVSNPREEEDHQHDDAEVHWEELEEYKKYADLLEFNPNLILYGPPGTGKTYATKKIIECFETKRNGKYVKFDTVQKEERVKFVTFHQSYSYEEFIEGIRPQLSNEDNTDLKYKIEDGILKEFVESASTQLLKADIHSDDIQLIRDSSKIWKVSLGQRSSDDVYNECKKKKVIAVGWLKNQDLTNFSYEDIFTSLNKERLDDEPVPFQDASSLDNLVNQMSIGDIILVYDGPTTIRDIAIVKGNYKYKTNMIYPHTREVAWLKEFEEPVDIFELNGRKILTLKTVYELTRISISDILKLVHVEEKEKQHVSSNDIKPYYLIIDEINRGNISKIFGELITLIEKDKRNSVSVTLPYSKKSFTIPENLYIIGTMNTADRSIAMLDTALRRRFSFLEVEPDPSIFIKPYLNISSRVNNSIELDKLLDALNKRIQKHLDRDHRVGHAYFMDIITLEDLYKTWYYKILPLLMEYFYQDFETIKEIIGSKFLDEYGNVNYLSIKPNNHQYSEFEQAIMAIYTEK, encoded by the coding sequence ATGGGAAGAATTTTTTTCGGAAAATTTGGAAAGGATAAGCCGGAGCAGATAGAAGAGAAGTTCTATGCTGCTGGTCCAGAGGGCAATCCTTGGTATGGAGGCATTAAGCCGGGAGATTATGTTTTCCCGATTTTTAATTCGAAGATTAATGCTCTTTGGAAAGTAAAGGGCTATGGTGAGAAGCCAAACAGAATTCACAAGGAAGATAACTGGGTCGTCTTTTTTGATGAAGTACATAAATTTGAAGAACCTGTGAGTGTTCAAAAATTTATTAAATATCCATACTTTGAATATGACATTAATTTACTTAATAAAATATCTAAGGCGACTATAGGGTGTGGTTTTTTCGAGATAAAACTTTCACCCAATTCACCTGATCATCCAACACTCTATCGTTTTCAAAATGAAAGAAAAATATTTATTACTCTAGAAAATACTGCAATAGATACGAAAGAAAATGATATAAATATTATTGTTAACCATGATACACAAATTGTAGGTATAAAAATATATCAAAACGGGGCTTGGAATCCTTATTCTCCTCTTCAAAATTTATACAACGAAAAAAACCCAACAAAATATTCGTTAAATCAGTTATTAAAGTATGCACAAGAAGATATAGCTCCAAATAAAGAAAAATATATTAAAAGTGTCCTATCAGAGCTGGAAGACAAGGGGTATTTTATTGTCGATAACCCTATTCAGCTTTATGACAACATATTAGTTGGCAGAAGAAAAACACCTAGAACTTCATCTATAAACGATGTTAGTAATCCTAGGGAAGAAGAAGATCACCAACATGATGATGCAGAAGTCCATTGGGAAGAATTAGAAGAGTACAAAAAATACGCGGATTTATTGGAATTTAATCCCAACCTAATACTCTATGGTCCACCGGGAACAGGTAAAACTTATGCTACAAAAAAGATCATCGAATGTTTTGAGACGAAACGAAATGGTAAATATGTGAAGTTTGATACTGTACAGAAGGAAGAGCGTGTTAAATTTGTCACTTTCCATCAATCATACTCATATGAAGAATTTATTGAAGGAATTCGTCCTCAACTCAGCAATGAAGACAACACTGATCTTAAATATAAAATTGAAGACGGTATTCTAAAAGAATTTGTAGAGTCTGCATCTACTCAATTGTTAAAAGCAGATATACACTCAGATGACATTCAGTTAATACGTGATTCTTCAAAGATATGGAAAGTGTCATTGGGACAACGAAGCAGTGATGATGTTTATAATGAATGCAAGAAAAAGAAAGTGATCGCTGTCGGTTGGCTCAAAAATCAAGATCTAACAAATTTCTCATATGAAGATATATTTACAAGTTTAAATAAAGAAAGATTAGATGATGAACCTGTGCCGTTTCAAGATGCTAGCAGCTTAGATAATCTCGTGAATCAAATGAGCATTGGGGATATTATTCTTGTCTATGATGGTCCAACAACTATTCGGGATATAGCAATTGTAAAAGGTAATTATAAATACAAAACAAATATGATTTATCCTCACACAAGAGAAGTAGCATGGTTAAAAGAGTTTGAGGAACCAGTAGACATTTTTGAACTTAATGGGCGGAAAATATTAACGTTAAAAACAGTTTATGAACTAACAAGAATATCTATTTCCGATATTCTTAAGCTGGTGCACGTAGAGGAAAAAGAGAAACAGCACGTTTCTTCAAATGATATTAAGCCTTATTATTTAATCATTGATGAAATTAATCGAGGAAATATATCTAAAATTTTTGGAGAATTAATTACATTAATTGAGAAAGATAAGCGAAATAGTGTAAGTGTTACTTTGCCTTATTCTAAAAAGTCTTTCACAATTCCTGAAAACTTATATATTATTGGTACGATGAATACAGCTGATCGTTCAATAGCGATGTTGGATACAGCATTAAGAAGGCGTTTCTCATTTCTTGAGGTTGAACCTGATCCTTCAATTTTTATCAAACCTTATTTAAATATAAGCTCAAGGGTCAATAATTCAATAGAATTAGACAAATTGCTAGATGCTCTGAATAAAAGAATTCAAAAGCATTTAGATAGGGATCATCGAGTTGGGCATGCTTACTTTATGGATATCATCACTTTAGAAGATTTATATAAAACATGGTACTATAAAATTCTTCCTTTGCTTATGGAGTATTTTTATCAAGACTTTGAAACCATCAAAGAAATTATTGGCTCAAAATTTTTGGATGAATATGGGAATGTTAATTACTTAAGTATAAAGCCCAATAATCATCAATATTCTGAGTTTGAACAAGCAATTATGGCCATTTACACGGAGAAGTAA
- a CDS encoding malate:quinone oxidoreductase has protein sequence MSSREIKSDVILIGAGIMSATLGTLLKELAPEWEIKVFEKLANAGEESSNEWNNAGTGHAALCELNYTPEKPDGSVDISKAIKINEQFQVSMQFWSYLVNSNLIRKPQDFIRPIPHMSLVQGKKNVAFLKKRFKALSNNPLFQGMEFSDDPEKLKEWIPLIMEGRTPNEPIAATKIDSGTDVNFGALTRMLFDHLKSKNVEINYKHSVKDIKRTSDGSWKVKVYDIDSGKIEYHTAKFVFIGGGGGSLPLLQKTGIPESKHIGGFPVSGLFMVCNNPEVVAQHHAKVYGKAKVGAPPMSVPHLDTRYIDNKKSLLFGPFAGFSPKFLKTGSNFDLIRSIKPNNIFTMLAAGVKEMALTKYLIQQVMLSNEKRMEELREFIPNAKSEDWDIVVAGQRVQVIKDTEAGGKGTLQFGTEVVSAADGSIAALLGASPGASTSVHVMLEVLEKCFPQHMKDWEPKIKEMIPSYGVSLVENPELLHEIHASTAKTLGLSEKDLVFS, from the coding sequence ATGAGCAGCAGAGAAATTAAATCAGACGTTATTTTAATTGGCGCCGGAATCATGAGTGCGACTTTGGGGACACTCTTGAAAGAGTTAGCACCGGAATGGGAAATCAAAGTGTTTGAGAAGCTCGCAAACGCAGGAGAAGAAAGCTCTAACGAATGGAATAATGCGGGAACGGGGCATGCGGCACTTTGCGAGCTTAACTATACACCTGAAAAACCGGATGGATCTGTAGATATTAGCAAGGCTATAAAAATTAATGAACAGTTTCAGGTTTCAATGCAGTTTTGGTCCTATCTTGTAAACAGCAATCTGATTCGTAAACCGCAGGACTTTATCAGGCCAATACCTCATATGAGTTTAGTGCAAGGGAAAAAAAATGTAGCTTTTTTGAAAAAACGTTTTAAAGCGCTTTCAAATAATCCTCTGTTTCAAGGGATGGAATTTTCCGATGACCCTGAAAAACTGAAGGAATGGATTCCGCTTATCATGGAAGGCCGTACACCGAATGAACCGATAGCGGCAACAAAAATCGACTCTGGAACAGATGTCAACTTCGGTGCTTTAACACGCATGTTGTTTGACCACTTAAAGAGTAAAAACGTCGAGATAAACTACAAGCATAGTGTTAAGGATATTAAACGTACTAGTGACGGCTCGTGGAAAGTGAAAGTGTATGATATCGATAGCGGTAAAATCGAATACCATACTGCAAAATTCGTCTTTATCGGCGGTGGGGGCGGAAGTCTGCCTTTACTTCAAAAAACGGGTATTCCTGAGTCAAAACATATTGGAGGATTCCCGGTAAGCGGACTATTTATGGTATGCAACAATCCGGAAGTTGTAGCGCAGCATCATGCAAAAGTATACGGTAAAGCTAAGGTTGGTGCTCCTCCAATGTCTGTTCCGCATCTTGATACAAGATATATCGATAACAAAAAATCATTGCTGTTTGGACCGTTTGCCGGCTTCTCGCCAAAGTTCTTAAAAACAGGTTCAAATTTTGATTTGATACGTTCCATAAAACCGAATAATATCTTCACTATGTTGGCGGCCGGCGTAAAAGAGATGGCATTGACAAAGTACCTGATCCAGCAAGTTATGTTATCGAATGAAAAGCGCATGGAAGAATTGCGCGAGTTTATTCCGAACGCAAAAAGCGAAGATTGGGATATAGTGGTAGCAGGCCAACGTGTGCAAGTTATCAAAGATACTGAGGCCGGCGGTAAAGGAACACTTCAATTTGGTACGGAAGTTGTTAGTGCCGCTGATGGCTCGATAGCTGCATTGCTCGGCGCTTCTCCGGGTGCTTCTACTTCCGTTCACGTTATGCTTGAGGTTTTAGAAAAATGCTTTCCACAACATATGAAAGATTGGGAACCGAAAATAAAAGAAATGATTCCTTCTTATGGCGTGTCACTAGTGGAAAACCCAGAGCTTTTGCACGAAATTCATGCTTCAACTGCGAAGACGCTTGGTCTAAGCGAAAAAGATCTGGTCTTTAGTTAA
- the tnpB gene encoding IS66 family insertion sequence element accessory protein TnpB (TnpB, as the term is used for proteins encoded by IS66 family insertion elements, is considered an accessory protein, since TnpC, encoded by a neighboring gene, is a DDE family transposase.) — MLNETMITNVYLARGSTDLRKSIDGLAALVKEGFDLDPFSPSYFVFCNRNRDKLKILHWEHNGFWLYYRRLEQGKFQWPTEESDAPLKISRRQLRWLLDGLPLEQRQAHPEVTARTVI; from the coding sequence ATGTTAAACGAAACCATGATCACGAATGTTTATCTCGCTCGAGGGAGCACAGACTTGCGCAAATCCATTGATGGCCTGGCTGCGTTGGTGAAAGAGGGTTTCGATTTAGATCCCTTTTCGCCTAGCTACTTTGTCTTTTGCAATCGCAATCGGGATAAACTGAAAATCCTTCATTGGGAGCACAACGGCTTCTGGCTCTATTATAGACGTTTAGAACAAGGAAAATTTCAATGGCCAACGGAAGAAAGTGATGCACCGCTAAAAATAAGCCGCCGCCAGCTTCGTTGGTTGCTTGATGGGCTTCCGCTTGAACAGCGCCAGGCTCATCCTGAAGTCACCGCAAGGACAGTTATCTAA
- the tnpC gene encoding IS66 family transposase — translation MKKTTKTLTQPTEYFQKRCESLEKQVAELTAKLKWYEEQFRLSQKRRFGSSSEKTHADQLELSLFNEAEVEAASVLEEPASETITYRRRKKRGQRESMLEDLPTETVEYRLSAEEQVCSCCGGSLHEMSTEVRQEIKVIPAEVKVVKHVRYVYACRRCEHEEINTPIVTASMPEPVYPGSLASPSSMAYVMCQKYVEGLPLYRQEKQFERLGFTLSRQTMANWMIYGADQWLRLIYDRMKDHLLKQDILHADETTLQVLHEPGRKATSTSYMWLYRTGREGPPITLYDYQQTRGKEHPRKFLNGFKGYLHVDGYSGYQGLPHVTLVGCWAHARRKFDEALKALPASKQPAPVAAKEGLDFCNRLFAIERDLKDSTPEERYQSRLERSQPVLEAFSAWLKTQQPKVLPKSALGQAIQYCLNQWDKLVGFLKDGRLEIDNNRSERSIKPFVIGRKNWLFANTTRGARASATIYSLIETAKENNLNPFTYLTYLFEKLPNMDTKDKDALDQLMPWSSTIPLVCRVFKKNT, via the coding sequence ATGAAAAAGACAACGAAAACACTCACCCAACCAACTGAATATTTTCAAAAGCGTTGTGAATCTCTTGAAAAGCAAGTGGCTGAACTTACTGCGAAACTGAAATGGTATGAGGAGCAGTTTCGCCTCAGCCAAAAAAGACGATTTGGCTCTTCAAGTGAAAAAACACATGCCGATCAATTAGAGCTTTCGCTCTTTAATGAAGCAGAGGTAGAAGCAGCCTCCGTTTTAGAGGAGCCTGCTTCTGAAACCATTACCTACCGTCGTCGTAAAAAACGTGGTCAACGTGAATCGATGCTGGAAGACCTGCCTACGGAAACGGTTGAATACCGTCTTTCCGCAGAAGAGCAGGTTTGTTCGTGTTGCGGTGGATCTTTACATGAAATGAGCACGGAAGTGCGTCAAGAAATCAAAGTCATTCCGGCTGAAGTAAAAGTGGTAAAGCATGTCCGTTATGTCTACGCCTGCCGCCGTTGTGAACATGAGGAGATCAATACCCCAATTGTGACAGCGTCTATGCCGGAGCCTGTCTATCCGGGCAGCTTAGCTTCCCCTTCAAGCATGGCGTATGTGATGTGCCAAAAATATGTGGAAGGGCTGCCTCTTTATCGACAAGAAAAGCAGTTTGAACGACTTGGGTTTACTTTATCCCGGCAGACAATGGCGAACTGGATGATCTATGGCGCAGATCAGTGGCTGCGTTTAATTTATGATCGGATGAAGGATCATTTACTCAAACAGGATATTCTCCATGCGGATGAAACCACTTTACAGGTGCTCCATGAACCGGGCCGAAAGGCCACATCCACTTCGTATATGTGGCTTTATCGCACAGGAAGAGAAGGTCCGCCGATTACTCTTTATGATTACCAACAGACACGGGGAAAGGAACATCCTCGCAAGTTTCTGAATGGTTTCAAGGGCTACCTTCATGTGGACGGCTACTCGGGTTATCAAGGGCTTCCTCATGTAACCCTGGTCGGTTGTTGGGCGCATGCAAGGCGCAAGTTTGATGAGGCCTTAAAGGCTCTGCCGGCTTCAAAGCAACCAGCTCCGGTAGCTGCCAAGGAAGGGCTCGATTTTTGTAACCGACTTTTTGCGATAGAGCGTGACTTAAAGGATTCAACCCCTGAAGAACGCTATCAAAGTCGTTTGGAACGCAGCCAGCCAGTGCTGGAGGCTTTTTCAGCATGGCTTAAAACTCAACAACCAAAAGTTCTCCCAAAAAGCGCCCTAGGCCAAGCAATCCAATATTGCCTGAACCAATGGGATAAATTAGTGGGCTTTTTAAAAGATGGCCGTTTAGAAATCGATAATAACCGCAGCGAACGTTCGATCAAGCCATTTGTCATTGGCCGGAAAAATTGGCTGTTTGCCAATACCACCCGAGGCGCTAGGGCCAGTGCGACAATATACAGTTTGATTGAGACAGCTAAAGAGAATAACTTAAATCCATTTACCTATCTCACTTATCTCTTTGAGAAATTACCAAACATGGATACCAAAGATAAAGATGCCTTGGATCAATTAATGCCTTGGTCATCAACCATCCCCTTAGTTTGTCGAGTGTTTAAAAAGAATACCTAA
- the tnpA gene encoding IS66 family insertion sequence element accessory protein TnpA encodes MSKAELRKEWELRIADFRNSGQTQSKWCADNNVKLHQLKYWLRKIENTNRISTPSSKWVSVTMDEQYSESKNTIQITIGQASIEVKPGFDPSFLADVVRTLRSLC; translated from the coding sequence ATGTCAAAAGCAGAATTGCGAAAAGAATGGGAACTTCGGATCGCCGATTTTAGGAATAGTGGACAGACCCAATCCAAATGGTGTGCAGACAATAATGTGAAACTTCATCAATTAAAATATTGGCTTAGAAAAATTGAAAACACGAATCGGATCTCAACACCGTCATCTAAATGGGTTTCAGTCACAATGGATGAACAATATAGCGAATCAAAAAACACCATACAGATTACTATAGGGCAAGCATCCATAGAGGTGAAACCAGGCTTCGACCCATCTTTCCTTGCGGATGTCGTAAGGACGTTGAGGTCGCTATGTTAA
- a CDS encoding ATP-dependent helicase — MNDTFEFELSTLTDLQKQAVNWNEGPLVVIAGPGSGKTRVLTYRIARLLKDSINDNFRILGLTFTNKAADEMRNRINKLIPDSNSRLYIGTFHSFCADVLRNHGSNISINPDFTIYSDSKDLNEIIKDVRTELEKKGEIGSIGVSNLLPVIQYLQKNLIEPDESLSGMIKNADLRSAIEKIYAGYIKRLKEINVLDFESLIFQTYLLFKKYPFIANHYRKMYPYICIDEFQDTNFAQYQMIKQLTKNKHRNIFIVADDDQLIYQWNGASNKRIYEFKNDYGADIIQLPDNFRCPPEVVNLANNLIAHNKGRLNYKEPIRAMKKIENDSSSIRFKSFNSFEEETEWIVEDIQKRINNNDGSSYSVIARSNKLLFKVYEALKDRGISTVISKRKNEFESPPISWMHSLLRLANKRNDEKYLDQVVSSFETFTNQKIDKDEVIAWSESRDGDYLKGYYNLMSTFKFDDNYLTSLNLNLIEGRNFIKFIEDSLQWLNTDIFIEQFDMEQKQLFLDEVEVWKQLMTSFYYKYGFNDVSLSTFLQELDLSSKQIEPSENTIQCMTIHSAKGKEFDHVYVLGLVEDELPSYASKKKGDHSIEMEEERRNCFVGITRTISTLTLTYSHRYNGWEKQPSRFLYEMGLLK; from the coding sequence ATGAATGATACCTTTGAATTTGAGTTGTCCACATTAACTGATTTACAGAAACAGGCTGTAAATTGGAATGAAGGACCACTAGTTGTAATAGCGGGTCCGGGGTCAGGGAAAACAAGAGTTTTAACCTATAGAATTGCAAGATTACTTAAAGATTCAATAAACGATAATTTCAGAATTTTAGGTCTAACTTTTACAAATAAAGCTGCCGATGAAATGAGAAATAGAATAAATAAATTAATCCCAGATTCAAACAGCAGACTATATATTGGAACATTCCATAGTTTTTGTGCAGATGTTCTCAGAAATCATGGTTCTAATATTAGTATAAATCCAGATTTTACAATTTATTCTGATTCAAAGGATTTAAATGAAATAATTAAAGATGTAAGAACAGAGTTGGAGAAAAAGGGTGAAATAGGTTCGATTGGAGTATCTAATCTTTTACCAGTAATACAATATCTTCAAAAAAATTTAATTGAACCTGATGAATCTTTAAGTGGTATGATAAAAAATGCTGACCTTAGAAGTGCAATTGAAAAAATATATGCAGGTTATATAAAAAGATTAAAGGAAATAAATGTATTAGATTTTGAATCATTAATTTTTCAAACATATTTGTTATTTAAAAAGTATCCATTTATTGCAAACCATTATCGAAAAATGTATCCATATATATGTATTGATGAATTTCAAGATACAAATTTTGCACAATATCAGATGATTAAACAGTTAACCAAAAACAAACATAGAAATATTTTTATTGTTGCTGATGATGATCAATTAATTTATCAATGGAATGGTGCAAGTAATAAAAGAATATATGAATTTAAAAATGATTATGGAGCAGATATAATCCAGTTACCTGATAATTTCCGTTGTCCTCCAGAAGTAGTAAATTTGGCTAATAATCTTATTGCTCATAATAAAGGAAGATTAAATTATAAAGAACCAATTCGAGCAATGAAAAAAATAGAAAATGATTCTAGTTCTATTCGTTTCAAGAGTTTTAATTCATTTGAAGAAGAAACTGAGTGGATTGTTGAAGATATACAAAAAAGAATAAATAATAATGACGGTTCTTCCTATTCCGTTATTGCAAGGTCAAATAAATTACTATTCAAAGTGTATGAAGCATTAAAAGATAGAGGGATTTCAACGGTTATATCTAAGAGGAAGAATGAGTTTGAAAGTCCTCCAATATCATGGATGCATAGTTTGCTTCGATTAGCAAACAAAAGAAACGATGAAAAATATTTAGATCAAGTAGTTAGTTCTTTTGAAACTTTCACGAATCAAAAAATTGATAAAGATGAGGTAATAGCTTGGAGCGAATCTAGGGACGGAGATTATTTAAAAGGATATTATAATTTGATGTCAACATTTAAATTTGATGATAATTATTTAACGTCATTAAATCTGAATTTAATTGAAGGAAGAAATTTTATTAAATTTATTGAGGATAGTCTTCAATGGTTAAATACAGATATATTTATTGAGCAGTTTGATATGGAACAAAAGCAGTTATTTTTAGATGAAGTAGAAGTTTGGAAACAATTAATGACAAGTTTTTATTATAAATATGGATTTAATGACGTATCATTAAGTACATTTTTACAAGAGCTGGATTTATCTTCAAAACAAATTGAGCCAAGTGAGAACACTATACAATGTATGACAATCCATTCAGCAAAAGGGAAAGAGTTTGATCATGTTTATGTCTTAGGGCTGGTAGAAGATGAGCTACCCTCATATGCTAGTAAGAAAAAAGGTGATCATAGTATTGAAATGGAGGAAGAAAGGCGGAATTGCTTTGTAGGAATAACTCGTACTATTTCTACACTTACATTAACTTATTCACATAGATATAATGGTTGGGAAAAACAACCATCACGTTTTTTATATGAAATGGGACTTTTAAAATAG